Genomic DNA from Bacillus sp. (in: firmicutes):
GTATTATTGCCGAAAAAGATAGTAAGTTTGCCATGAACTTTATTGGCATTGGCCTTATCCCAGATGGAGGAGGGCATTATTTATTAGCCCAGCGAGTAGGGGTACAAAAAGCAAAAGAAATTATTTGGGAAGGTCGCGTCATGCCGGCAGAGGACGCTTACCTATATGGGCTTGTTGATGAATTGGTTGAAGGAGATTTACAGGCATATGTCGACCAATATGTGAAGCAATTATTGCGAACACCACTATTGGCAAAGATTGAAACGAAGCGATTGATGGCAGAATGGAAGAAGGATGAACTACAGCACATACTCAAACGGGAAAAAGAAGGACAAAGAAAGATGAGGCAAACGAAAGACCATCTAGAAGGGATCCAAGCATTTTTAGAAAAACGGATGCCGCAATTTCATGGCAGGTAATGAATGAACAATCATTCGTTGTCCCAAGGTTCCATCTCATCGGAATCTTGGGACATTTGTGTATATGGATTTTTATACGTGGAATAATAGTAGTTTTCCAGCTGGAGAAGTACAGCGGTAGGTTTTTTCCTTATATCCTTTTTCTTTTAGCAATTGTTCCCCTTTTTGCTTCGCTTCTTGGTCATTGGCTGCTTCAAAAGTTTCATCTAACAATTTTTCTCCATTTTTTTCAAAGACCGTTAATTTATATTGTTTCATCGTTCCACCCCTCCTGAGTTTATTTAATTTTATTTTGACATAATTTTCAGAGAAATCAAGGAGGGGAAAATGATTCGTTGACTTTACCAAAATATTCAATTAATGTAATAATGAAACTTTTTTCTTAAGAAAACGCATGACTTTTGTCCCGAGGAGGAGGGGAAACATGACGTTACATTTTCAAGGTGTCACGAAACGATTTGGAGCGTTTACGGCTGTCAATCATTTGTCATTATCTATACCAGAACAAGAGATTTTTGGTTTTTTAGGAGCGAATGGTGCTGGAAAAACAACGACTTTTCGAATGATTTTAGGATTGTTACAGCCAAGTGAAGGTACCATTACGTGGAACAATCAACCGATCAATTATTCCGTTTCCACACATATTGGCTACTTGCCAGAAGAGCGGGGGTTGTATCCCAAATTAACCGTCAAAGAGCAAATTTGGTACTTGGCAAATCTTCGGGGGATGGGAAAAAAAGAAGCGGATGTGGTGTTAAAAAAATGGTTAGAACGGTTCCACATTTCGGACTATTATTCCAAAAAGGTTGAAGAGCTCTCCAAAGGAAATCAGCAAAAAGTTCAATTTATTGCCTCCGTTATACATAAGCCTCAATTGCTTATTCTAGACGAGCCATTTAGCGGCTTAGATCCGGTGAATGTCGAACAATTGAAGAATGCCGTCGTTGACTTGAAAAATAACGGAACGACAATTGTCTTTTCGAGTCACCGGATGGAGCATGTAGAAGAGTTGTGTGAAAATTTATGTATTATGCACCATGGTCGGCCGATTGTGCATGGAAGATTACGAGAAATCAAACAGTCGTTTGGTAAGAAAAATGTGTTTGTTCATGCTGACTTTTCACTGGACTTTCTTCAAAACTATGAAGGAGTGACAAAGTATAAGCGTACAGCTGAAGGAGCAGTCCTCCAAGTAACTAGTGAGGAAGTCGCCCAACGGATATTACAGGACATTACCGGAAAAGGATTTGTGCGTAAATTCGTATTAGACGAACCGTCATTAAATGATATTTTCATAGAGAAAGTGGGGACATCGTATGAATAAATTCGTAACCGTATTACTTCATACGTTTATGACGAAGTTGAAATCAAAGCCATTTATCATTTCAACGGTGATTATGGCGATTGGGATTTTAGTTATTACCAATATCGACCGA
This window encodes:
- a CDS encoding ABC transporter ATP-binding protein produces the protein MTLHFQGVTKRFGAFTAVNHLSLSIPEQEIFGFLGANGAGKTTTFRMILGLLQPSEGTITWNNQPINYSVSTHIGYLPEERGLYPKLTVKEQIWYLANLRGMGKKEADVVLKKWLERFHISDYYSKKVEELSKGNQQKVQFIASVIHKPQLLILDEPFSGLDPVNVEQLKNAVVDLKNNGTTIVFSSHRMEHVEELCENLCIMHHGRPIVHGRLREIKQSFGKKNVFVHADFSLDFLQNYEGVTKYKRTAEGAVLQVTSEEVAQRILQDITGKGFVRKFVLDEPSLNDIFIEKVGTSYE
- a CDS encoding enoyl-CoA hydratase, with translation MNISQAYETIRCHLAERVAKITLNRPDTLNAINVTMIQELNHCLKELAANEHIQIVVLQGSGKGFSSGGDIKSMLASNHLNFDDVMDEISELALRLFTLPKFVIAAIHGAAAGLGFSLALNADRIIAEKDSKFAMNFIGIGLIPDGGGHYLLAQRVGVQKAKEIIWEGRVMPAEDAYLYGLVDELVEGDLQAYVDQYVKQLLRTPLLAKIETKRLMAEWKKDELQHILKREKEGQRKMRQTKDHLEGIQAFLEKRMPQFHGR